One window of the Pieris brassicae chromosome 4, ilPieBrab1.1, whole genome shotgun sequence genome contains the following:
- the LOC123708337 gene encoding uncharacterized protein LOC123708337: MLILLALIIVIKHFSSTEVHKTAAVIANQEFSPNYPTTVIWWETAPENIHHFTKEYKGLVVTLSLNYTNENETLTREFVYDQTVIYVKHVEEFSLILKMVKPSLEPIQLILVLIEVNESRITNLIQVAWKNEVAQIIIVTTNKKKDINLYTFIPYTPGDCGNITPVEVPINAPSFSIRKFINFNKCPLTLSAHTSMPYIKVIKENDKIILSGFESDVINLIVERLNASLVVISNEGQERDNIANDSLKVGFSDLISKDADVMLPAVFVNEKRYSVALTTYTYNDLTIVWIAPKQRVIYAWANLILPFISRITPLIILTFISFIAVVKLIIRFGRYHEFKEKTVIFQSFTILLGLQTKFETKCWLNNTVHVLWVWYCFLIRIAYQGDLINGLHKVILEPPIRTVNDGLQNLDKVVASAAIQELYKNTSLEEQFNVLAKPSDSEVYLKKIVDEARILLAEDFVSVKSHGYSEMVQFLEESVIRFPACLFVRARWPGVDEFRRKIMEFHQHGFFGYYYYQNKARHYRRYERNHGLHIKEQNTEPLTIVSLSSLFYGLLMAYFICFIVFCMEIIWFKTKATRENPIVKKQNISVTFIEG; this comes from the coding sequence TTATCCAACAACAGTTATATGGTGGGAAACTGCTCCAGAAAATATACATCATTTTACTAAAGAATATAAAGGTCTTGTAGTAACACTTTcacttaattatacaaatgagAATGAAACACTAACCAGAGAATTCGTGTATGACCAAACAGTCATATACGTTAAACATGTTGAAGAATTcagcttaattttaaaaatggtaaAACCTTCTTTAGAACCCATCCAACTTATTTTGGTGTTAATTGAAGTGAATGAGTCTAGGATTACAAATCTCATACAGGTTGCTTGGAAAAATGAGGTTGCTCAAATAATCATTGTTAcaaccaataaaaaaaaagacataaatttgtatacatttattcCATATACACCTGGAGATTGCGGTAACATTACACCTGTCGAAGTTCCAATTAATGCACCAAGTTTCTCTATCAGAAAATTTATCAACTTCAACAAATGCCCTCTTACACTGTCTGCTCATACGTCGATGCCGTATATAAAGGTGATTAAAGAAAATGACAAAATAATACTCAGTGGGTTTGAATCAGATGTTATAAATCTCATTGTTGAAAGACTTAATGCTTCGTTAGTAGTAATATCTAATGAAGGGCAAGAACGAGACAACATCGCAAACGACAGTTTAAAAGTAGGTTTTAGTGATTTAATAAGCAAAGATGCAGATGTCATGTTACCAGCAGTATTTGTCAATGAAAAAAGGTATTCCGTTGCTTTAACTACATACACATATAACGACCTTACAATAGTTTGGATTGCTCCAAAACAACGCGTTATTTACGCTTGGGCGAATTTAATACTACCATTTATATCAAGAATTACGCCATTAATCATTCTTACCTTCATATCCTTTATAGCCGttgttaaactaattataagATTTGGCAGATATCATGAATTCAAAGAAAAAACCGTAATTTTTCAAAGTTTCACAATACTTTTAGGATTGCAAACGAAATTTGAAACCAAATGTTGGCTAAATAATACTGTACACGTTTTGTGGGTATGGTATTGTTTTCTGATACGTATTGCTTATCAGGGTGATCTCATAAATGGCTTGCACAAAGTTATTCTGGAACCTCCTATTCGAACTGTTAACGATGGCTTACAAAACCTCGATAAAGTGGTCGCTTCTGCAGCAATACAAGAGCTATATAAGAATACATCACTCGAAGAACAGTTTAATGTGCTAGCCAAGCCTAGCGATTCAGAAGTATACCTTAAAAAAATCGTTGACGAGGCAAGAATTTTACTAGCTGAAGATTTTGTTTCTGTAAAGAGTCATGGTTATTCGGAAATGGTGCAGTTTTTAGAAGAAAGCGTGATTAGGTTTCCAGCTTGTTTGTTTGTAAGAGCCCGATGGCCTGGTGTCGATGAATTTCGTCGTAAAATAATGGAATTTCACCAACATGGTTTTtttggatattattattatcaaaataaagcCAGGCACTACAGAAGATATGAAAGAAATCATGGATTACATATAAAAGAACAGAACACAGAACCACTCACCATTGTTTCACTGAGTTCATTGTTTTATGGACTTTTGATGGCGTATTTTATCtgctttattgtattttgcATGGAAATTATCTGGTTTAAGACCAAGGCAACACGAGAGAACCcaatagtaaaaaaacaaaacatatctGTAACTTTTATAGAGGGATGa